The following are encoded in a window of Anopheles gambiae chromosome X, idAnoGambNW_F1_1, whole genome shotgun sequence genomic DNA:
- the LOC1270426 gene encoding mitochondrial coenzyme A diphosphatase NUDT8 yields MLKKVSELLHPALLANVKQQQQVVARFQALPKLRLSKEPAKKEAAILIPLCLVDGKLSLLYTLRSNKLRNHRGQVSFPGGMKDARDASYETCAVREFVEETGLPSESVRVWGRGNTIIPYFGPSITPIVGHVTDFAPGQLRLSTDEVAKVFTVPVELFASAANRRHTQYRANYTMPVFVNGDETVWGITAIITHLFLTALLPGAYSASLPFVRKYEALKS; encoded by the exons ATGCTGAAGAAGGTTTCCGAGTTGCTGCATCCCGCACTGCTGGCAAAcgtcaagcagcagcagcaagtcgTCGCCCGCTTTCAAGCGCTTCCCAAGCTACGTTTAAGCAAGGAACCGGCCAAGAAGGAAGCGGCAATCCTGATTCCGCTCTGTCTGGTCGACGGCAAACTCAGCCTCCTGTACACGCTCCGGTCTAACAAGTTGCGAAACCACCGCGGCCAGGTTTCCTTTCCCG GCGGCATGAAGGATGCGCGCGATGCCAGCTACGAAACCTGTGCGGTGCGTGAGTTTGTGGAGGAAACCGGCCTGCCGAGCGAGTCGGTACGCGTTTGGGGCCGAGGTAATACCATCATTCCATACTTTGGCCCGTCGATCACGCCGATCGTGGGCCACGTCACGGACTTTGCCCCGGGCCAGCTGCGGCTGAGCACGGACGAGGTGGCCAAAGTGTTTACCGTGCCGGTGGAGCTGTTTGCCAGTGCGGCAAACCGACGACACACGCAGTACCGGGCCAACTACACCATGCCGGTGTTTGTGAACGGAGACGAGACCGTCTGGGGCATAACGGCCATCATTACGCATCTGTTTCTAACGGCATTGCTGCCGGGAGCGTACAGTGCCTCGTTACCGTTTGTGAGAAAATACGAAGCATTAAAGTCCTAG